A genomic region of Azoarcus sp. KH32C contains the following coding sequences:
- a CDS encoding VOC family protein → MLSRISLVTLGVDDLERSLRFYRDGLGLKTEGIVGTEFEHGAVAFFELHGGLRLALWPRASLAHDSGLPVAKPSATELSLGHNVTSRAEVDTVMDEARRAGATIVKPAQDTFWGGYAGYFQDPDGHLWEVAWNPAWTLPE, encoded by the coding sequence ATGTTGTCGAGAATTTCGCTGGTCACGCTCGGAGTCGACGATCTCGAGCGGTCGTTGCGTTTCTATCGCGACGGTTTGGGGCTGAAGACGGAAGGCATCGTCGGTACGGAGTTCGAGCACGGGGCGGTGGCCTTCTTCGAGCTCCACGGCGGGTTGCGCTTGGCGTTGTGGCCTCGGGCGAGTCTCGCGCACGACAGCGGCCTGCCGGTGGCGAAGCCGAGCGCGACGGAGTTGAGCCTGGGGCACAACGTCACGTCGCGCGCTGAGGTTGATACGGTGATGGATGAGGCGCGCCGCGCCGGGGCGACGATCGTGAAGCCTGCGCAGGACACCTTCTGGGGCGGCTACGCGGGCTACTTCCAGGACCCCGACGGGCACCTGTGGGAAGTGGCGTGGAATCCGGCGTGGACGCTGCCGGAGTGA
- a CDS encoding cupin domain-containing protein: MLVEREPNGALDTHTHPFEAKALILAGEILIRTEAEATTYRVGDVFHLAANEPHTESYGPAGVRYLVGRR, encoded by the coding sequence GTGCTCGTCGAGCGCGAACCAAACGGCGCGCTCGACACCCACACCCATCCCTTCGAAGCGAAGGCGCTGATCCTCGCCGGCGAGATCCTCATCCGGACCGAAGCCGAGGCGACTACGTACCGCGTCGGCGACGTCTTCCACCTCGCCGCGAACGAACCGCACACCGAAAGCTACGGCCCGGCAGGCGTCCGCTACCTCGTCGGGCGCCGCTGA
- a CDS encoding catalase: MTDKKRLTTAAGAPVPDNQNTMTAGPRGPALLQDVWLLEKLAHFDREVIPERRMHAKGSGAYGTFTVTHDITKYTRAKLFSQIGKKTELFARFTTVAGERGAADAERDIRGFALKFYTEEGNWDLVGNNTPVFFLRDPLKFPDLNHAVKRDPRTNLRSAKNNWDFWTSLPEALHQITIVMSDRGIPASYRHMHGFGSHTFSFINAQNERHWVKFHFKTQQGIKNLTDAEAEALIGKDRESHQRDLYEAIERGDFPKWTLYVQVMPEKDASKVPYHPFDLTKVWPHKDYPLIEVGVMELNRNPENFFAEVEQSAFNPAAVVPGIGFSPDKMLQARLFSYGDAQRYRLGVNHHQIPVNAPRCPVHSYHRDGQMRVDGNHGGTLGYEPNSYGEWQEQPDYREPPLSVEGAADHWNHREDADYYSQPGALFRLMTPAARQALFDNTARSLGGAPKDIQLRHIANCTKADPAYGTGVAKALGISSAEIGA, encoded by the coding sequence ATGACTGACAAGAAACGCCTCACGACTGCCGCCGGCGCACCGGTTCCGGACAACCAGAACACCATGACCGCCGGTCCGCGCGGCCCCGCGCTGCTGCAGGATGTATGGCTGCTCGAGAAGCTCGCGCATTTCGACCGCGAGGTCATCCCCGAGCGGCGCATGCACGCCAAGGGCTCCGGCGCCTACGGCACCTTCACCGTTACGCACGACATCACGAAATACACGCGGGCGAAGCTCTTTTCGCAGATCGGCAAAAAGACCGAACTCTTTGCCCGCTTCACAACCGTTGCCGGCGAGCGCGGCGCAGCCGATGCTGAGCGCGACATCCGCGGCTTCGCGCTGAAGTTCTACACCGAGGAAGGCAACTGGGACCTCGTCGGCAACAACACGCCGGTGTTCTTCCTGCGCGATCCGCTGAAGTTCCCCGACCTCAACCACGCCGTCAAGCGCGACCCGCGCACCAACCTGCGCAGTGCGAAGAACAACTGGGACTTCTGGACTTCGCTGCCCGAGGCGCTGCACCAGATCACCATCGTGATGAGCGACCGCGGCATTCCGGCGAGCTATCGCCACATGCACGGCTTCGGCTCGCACACCTTCAGCTTCATCAACGCGCAGAACGAGCGCCACTGGGTCAAGTTCCACTTCAAGACGCAGCAAGGCATCAAGAACCTCACCGACGCGGAGGCCGAAGCGCTGATCGGCAAGGACCGCGAAAGCCACCAGCGCGACCTCTATGAAGCGATCGAGCGCGGCGACTTCCCGAAGTGGACGCTGTACGTGCAGGTGATGCCGGAGAAGGACGCGTCGAAGGTGCCCTACCACCCCTTCGACCTGACCAAGGTGTGGCCGCACAAGGACTACCCGCTGATCGAAGTCGGCGTGATGGAACTGAACCGCAATCCCGAGAACTTCTTCGCCGAGGTCGAGCAATCGGCCTTCAATCCGGCCGCGGTCGTCCCCGGCATCGGCTTCTCGCCCGACAAGATGCTGCAGGCGCGCCTCTTCTCCTACGGCGACGCGCAGCGCTACCGCCTCGGCGTCAATCACCACCAGATCCCGGTCAACGCCCCGCGCTGCCCCGTCCACAGCTACCACCGCGACGGGCAGATGCGCGTCGACGGCAACCACGGCGGCACGCTCGGCTACGAGCCCAACAGCTACGGCGAATGGCAGGAGCAGCCCGACTACCGCGAACCGCCGCTGTCGGTCGAAGGCGCGGCCGACCACTGGAACCACCGCGAGGACGCCGACTACTACTCGCAGCCCGGCGCGCTGTTCCGTCTGATGACGCCCGCCGCGCGGCAGGCGCTCTTCGACAACACCGCCCGCTCGCTCGGCGGCGCGCCGAAGGACATCCAGTTGCGCCACATCGCCAACTGCACGAAGGCCGATCCCGCCTACGGCACGGGCGTCGCGAAGGCCCTCGGCATCAGCAGCGCGGAAATCGGCGCCTGA
- a CDS encoding class I SAM-dependent methyltransferase gives MNEFPQIVWDENGVSHTARWRSESGMPPPKRVVIADDQTSADQAYRLACEGTALLYRGDFQNAKQLLQAMARRIDRKPRRPAKATAPKSPAEAFHLHRQAQAQRARALGMLLLPFDAGHSLPLRRAPDVRQACLEAYGPADEAYVASLRELQGLIGAHEWRKKGVPIPALGASIHPHYGVFSPVRGEYIDLVAKAPLPAALTKGAAFDIGTGTGVLAALLARRGVARIVATEQDPRALACARENLARLGCTKRVEVVQTDMFPEGHAGLIVCNPPWVPARPSSPVEYAVYDPDSRMLHAFLDGLAAHLLPGGEGWLILSDLAEHLGLRPRDELLAMIEAAGLQVLDRLGARPKHPKAQDADDPLHAARAAEITSLWRLGIKH, from the coding sequence ATGAACGAATTCCCGCAGATCGTCTGGGACGAGAACGGCGTCAGCCACACAGCACGTTGGCGCTCCGAAAGCGGCATGCCGCCGCCCAAGCGCGTCGTCATCGCCGACGACCAGACCTCCGCCGACCAGGCTTACCGCCTCGCCTGCGAAGGCACGGCGCTCCTCTACCGCGGCGACTTCCAGAACGCGAAGCAACTGCTGCAGGCGATGGCGCGGCGCATCGACCGCAAGCCGCGCCGCCCCGCCAAGGCCACCGCCCCGAAAAGCCCCGCCGAAGCCTTCCACCTGCACCGCCAGGCCCAGGCCCAGCGCGCCCGCGCGCTCGGCATGCTGCTCCTGCCCTTCGACGCCGGCCACTCGCTGCCGCTGCGCCGCGCCCCCGACGTCCGCCAGGCCTGTCTCGAAGCCTACGGCCCTGCCGACGAAGCCTACGTCGCCTCTCTACGGGAGCTACAAGGCCTGATCGGCGCACATGAATGGCGCAAGAAAGGCGTGCCGATCCCGGCCCTCGGCGCGTCGATTCATCCGCATTACGGCGTGTTCTCGCCGGTGCGCGGGGAGTACATCGATCTCGTCGCAAAGGCGCCCTTGCCCGCGGCCCTGACGAAGGGAGCCGCCTTCGACATCGGCACGGGCACCGGCGTCCTCGCGGCGCTGCTCGCACGGCGTGGTGTCGCGCGCATCGTCGCAACCGAGCAGGATCCGCGGGCGCTTGCCTGCGCGCGCGAGAACCTTGCCCGGCTCGGCTGCACCAAACGCGTGGAAGTCGTGCAGACCGACATGTTCCCGGAGGGCCATGCCGGGCTCATCGTCTGTAATCCGCCCTGGGTGCCTGCGCGCCCGAGTTCGCCGGTCGAATACGCCGTCTACGACCCCGACAGCCGCATGCTGCACGCCTTCCTCGACGGTCTTGCCGCGCATCTCCTGCCCGGCGGCGAAGGCTGGCTGATCCTGTCGGACCTCGCCGAACATCTCGGCCTGCGCCCGCGCGACGAACTCCTCGCGATGATCGAAGCCGCCGGCCTGCAGGTGCTGGACCGTCTCGGCGCCCGCCCGAAACACCCCAAGGCGCAGGACGCCGACGACCCGCTGCATGCGGCGCGGGCGGCCGAAATCACCTCGCTGTGGCGCCTCGGCATCAAACATTAA